From Rattus rattus isolate New Zealand chromosome 17, Rrattus_CSIRO_v1, whole genome shotgun sequence, the proteins below share one genomic window:
- the Cc2d1a gene encoding coiled-coil and C2 domain-containing protein 1A isoform X1: MHKRNGPQAPPGRGAVTARQLGLLVDFSPDGLMIPEDGVNDEELEAEFLALVGGQPQALEKLKGKGPLPMEAIEKMARLCMRDLDEDEEGTDEDVEADEDLLAELNEVLGEERKAVEPVMPVVQPKPSSPNPGIEATLQERLILYQSAVESARQAGDSAKMRRYDRGLKTLENLLVSAKKGNTINEADIPPPVASGKGPATGHSHTHTTSHLAPVSPPAPEPSVTLEAPSTTAQTSAKPQLSPDPCSPLARLQSLQREYKVAALRAKHQDDTATAARYLRVAKSFDPVLEALSRGELVDLSRLPPPPDQLSPEPPLPAAQPVTPASTLTRPEVPQPPKNLLEALEQRMERYHVAAAQAKAKGDQRKARMHERIVKQYQDAIRAHKAGRAVDVAELPVPPGFPPIQGLESAEPSQQSLVGVLETAMKLANHDEGSDEEEEETPKKQNTPAASTAQPKASPSRAAPSGPAPAGKAASKGTSTRAQQQLAFLEGRKKQLLQAALRAKQKNDVEGAKMHLRQAKGLEPMLEASRNGLPVDIAKVPPAPVNKDDFVLVQRPGPGMSQEAVRRYGELTKLLRQQHEMCLNHSTQFTHLGNIAETIKFEKLAEDCKRSMDTLKQAFARSLPTPAARFEQRTFSVIKIFPDLSNNDMLLFIVKGINLPTPPGLSPSDLDAFVRFDFPYPNVEEAQKDKTSVIKSTDSPEFKEQFKLCINRGHRGFRRAIQTKGIKFEVVHKGGLFKTDRVLGTAQLKLDTLETACEVHEILEVLDGRRPTGGRLEVMVRIREPLTAQQLETTTERWLVIDHIPAAVPTVTGPKAKVPLIPASSKEAGNRSSRPLHSLSVLAFDQERLERKILALRQARRPVPPEVAQQYQDVVQRSQWQRAQLEQGGAALRREYASHLERQLHFYTEAARRLGYDGSREAAKEALYRRNLVESELQRLRR; this comes from the exons ATGCACAAGAGGAATGGACCCCAGGCACCCCCGGGCCGAGGTGCTGTCACCGCCCGCCAG CTTGGTCTGCTGGTTGACTTCTCCCCAGATGGCCTGATGATCCCTGAGGATGGGGTAAATGATGAAGAATTGGAGGCTGAATTCCTGGCTTTGGTGGGGGGTCAGCCCCAGGCCCTAGAGAAACTGAAAGGCAAAG GTCCCCTGCCAATGGAAGCCATTGAGAAGATGGCCCGGCTCTGCATGAGAGACctggatgaggatgaggaggggacaGATGAGGATGTGGAGGCTGACGAGGACCTGCTG GCAGAGCTAAATGAGGtccttggagaagaaaggaaggctgtGGAGCCCGTGATGCCTGTGGTCCAG CCGAAGCCTTCAAGCCCCAACCCAGGAATAGAGGCCACACTGCAGGAGAGGCTAATCCTCTACCAGTCCGCAGTGGAGAGTGCCAGGCAAGCTGGGGACAGCGCCAAGATGCGACGCTATGACCGGGGACTCAAG ACGCTGGAAAACCTGCTGGTCTCTGCAAAGAAGGGCAACACCATCAATGAAGCCGATATTCCACCACCTGTAGCCTCGGGGAAGGGGCCAGCAACTGggcacagccacacccacactaCTTCCCACCTGGCTCCTGTAAGCCCGCCAGCCCCAGAGCCCAGCGTCACCTTGGAGGCCCCATCTACCACTGCACAAACCTCTGCTAAGCCCCAGCTATCCCCAG ATCCCTGCAGCCCCCTCGCCCGGTTGCAGAGCCTCCAGCGCGAGTACAAAGTGGCTGCTCTCAGAGCCAAGCATCAGGATGACACTGCTACAGCCGCCAGATACTTGAGAGTCGCGAAG AGCTTTGACCCTGTCTTGGAGGCCCTGAGCCGAGGGGAACTGGTAGACCTGTCCCGCCTGCCCCCTCCACCTG ACCAGCTGTCCCCAGAGCCCCCCTTGCCAGCAGCCCAACCTGTGACTCCCGCCTCAACACTCACCAGGCCAG AGGTTCCCCAGCCCCCGAAGAACCTCCTGGAGGCGTTGGAGCAGCGAATGGAGCGGTACCACGTGGCTGCAGCCCAGGCCAAGGCCAAGGGTGACCAGAGGAAGGCGCGCATGCACGAACGAATTGTCAAG CAATACCAAGATGCTATTCGAGCCCACAAGGCAGGCCGAGCTGTGGATGTGGCTGAGCTCCCAGTGCCCCCAG GCTTCCCCCCAATTCAGGGTTTGGAGTCTGCGGAGCCTTCTCAGCAGAGCCTGGTGGGAGTCCTAGAAACCGCCATGAAGCTTGCCAACCACGACGAAGGctcagatgaggaagaggaagagactccAAAGAAG CAGAACACCCCTGCTGCCTCCACAGCCCAGCCGAAGGCCTCGCCCTCCAGGGCAGCTCCATCAGGACCAGCCCCAGCAGGCAAAGCTGCTTCCAAGGGCACCTCCACCAGGG CCCAGCAGCAGCTGGCCTTCCTGGAGGGCCGTAAGAAGCAGCTCCTTCAGGCTGCGCTGCGCGCCAAGCAAAAGAACGACGTAGAGGGTGCCAAGATGCATCTGCGCCAGGCCAAAGGGCTGGAGCCCATGCTAGAGGCCTCCCGCAATGGACTGCCTGTGGATATTGCCAAG GTGCCACCTGCTCCTGTCAACAAGGATGATTTTGTGCTGGTCCAGCGGCCTGGCCCAGGCATGTCTCAGGAGGCTGTGCGTCGCTATGGGGAGCTTACCAAGCTCCTGAGACAGCAACATGAA ATGTGTCTAAACCACTCCACACAGTTCACCCACCTGGGCAACATTGCTGAAACCATTAA GTTCGAGAAGCTGGCAGAAGACTGTAAGCGGAGCATGGACACCTTAAAACAAGCCTTCGCCCGCAGTCTGCCCACACCTGCAGCCCGCTTTGAGCAAAGGACCTTCAGTGTCATCAA GATCTTTCCGGACTTGAGCAACAACGACATGCTCCTGTTTATCGTGAAGGGCATCAACTTGCCCACACCCCCAG GGCTGTCCCCCAGTGACCTGGATGCCTTTGTCCGCTTCGACTTCCCTTATCCCAATGTG GAGGAAGCTCAGAAAGATAAGACCAGCGTGATCAAAAGCACAGACTCCCCTG AATTCAAGGAGCAGTTCAAACTCTGCATCAACCGTGGCCACCGTGGCTTCCGAAGGGCCATCCAAACCAAGGGCATCAAGTTCGAAGTGGTCCACAAGGG GGGATTATTTAAGACTGACAGGGTGCTGGGGACAGCCCAGCTGAAGCTGGATACGTTGGAAACAGCTTGTGAGGTCCACGAGATCCTGGAG GTTTTGGATGGCCGCCGGCCCACAGGGGGTCGGCTTGAGGTGATGGTCCGCATCCGGGAGCCACTGACAGCCCAGCAGTTGGAGACTACAACTGAGAGGTGGCTGGTCATTGATCACATCCCAGCAGCTGTGCCCACT GTCACTGGGCCCAAAGCAAAGGTTCCTCTCATACCTGCGTCTTCAAAGGAAGCAGGCAACAG ATCATCACGGCCCCTGCATAGCCTTAGTGTGCTGGCCTTTGACCAAGAGCGGCTAGAAAGGAAG ATCCTGGCCCTGAGGCAGGCACGCCGGCCTGTACCTCCAGAAGTGGCCCAGCAGTACCAGGACGTAGTACAGCGTAGCCAGTGGCAGAGGGCACAGCTGGAGCAGGGAGGTGCTGCCCTCCGCAGGG AGTATGCAAGCCATCTGGAGCGCCAGCTGCACTTCTATACAGAGGCTGCCCGGCGCCTGGGCTATGACGGAAGCAGG GAGGCCGCGAAGGAGGCATTGTACCGGCGGAACCTGGTGGAGAGTGAG CTGCAGCGACTCCGCAGGTGA
- the Cc2d1a gene encoding coiled-coil and C2 domain-containing protein 1A isoform X2, with translation MHKRNGPQAPPGRGAVTARQLGLLVDFSPDGLMIPEDGVNDEELEAEFLALVGGQPQALEKLKGKGPLPMEAIEKMARLCMRDLDEDEEGTDEDVEADEDLLAELNEVLGEERKAVEPVMPVVQPKPSSPNPGIEATLQERLILYQSAVESARQAGDSAKMRRYDRGLKTLENLLVSAKKGNTINEADIPPPVASGKGPATGHSHTHTTSHLAPVSPPAPEPSVTLEAPSTTAQTSAKPQLSPDPCSPLARLQSLQREYKVAALRAKHQDDTATAARYLRVAKSFDPVLEALSRGELVDLSRLPPPPDQLSPEPPLPAAQPVTPASTLTRPEVPQPPKNLLEALEQRMERYHVAAAQAKAKGDQRKARMHERIVKQYQDAIRAHKAGRAVDVAELPVPPGFPPIQGLESAEPSQQSLVGVLETAMKLANHDEGSDEEEEETPKKNTPAASTAQPKASPSRAAPSGPAPAGKAASKGTSTRAQQQLAFLEGRKKQLLQAALRAKQKNDVEGAKMHLRQAKGLEPMLEASRNGLPVDIAKVPPAPVNKDDFVLVQRPGPGMSQEAVRRYGELTKLLRQQHEMCLNHSTQFTHLGNIAETIKFEKLAEDCKRSMDTLKQAFARSLPTPAARFEQRTFSVIKIFPDLSNNDMLLFIVKGINLPTPPGLSPSDLDAFVRFDFPYPNVEEAQKDKTSVIKSTDSPEFKEQFKLCINRGHRGFRRAIQTKGIKFEVVHKGGLFKTDRVLGTAQLKLDTLETACEVHEILEVLDGRRPTGGRLEVMVRIREPLTAQQLETTTERWLVIDHIPAAVPTVTGPKAKVPLIPASSKEAGNRSSRPLHSLSVLAFDQERLERKILALRQARRPVPPEVAQQYQDVVQRSQWQRAQLEQGGAALRREYASHLERQLHFYTEAARRLGYDGSREAAKEALYRRNLVESELQRLRR, from the exons ATGCACAAGAGGAATGGACCCCAGGCACCCCCGGGCCGAGGTGCTGTCACCGCCCGCCAG CTTGGTCTGCTGGTTGACTTCTCCCCAGATGGCCTGATGATCCCTGAGGATGGGGTAAATGATGAAGAATTGGAGGCTGAATTCCTGGCTTTGGTGGGGGGTCAGCCCCAGGCCCTAGAGAAACTGAAAGGCAAAG GTCCCCTGCCAATGGAAGCCATTGAGAAGATGGCCCGGCTCTGCATGAGAGACctggatgaggatgaggaggggacaGATGAGGATGTGGAGGCTGACGAGGACCTGCTG GCAGAGCTAAATGAGGtccttggagaagaaaggaaggctgtGGAGCCCGTGATGCCTGTGGTCCAG CCGAAGCCTTCAAGCCCCAACCCAGGAATAGAGGCCACACTGCAGGAGAGGCTAATCCTCTACCAGTCCGCAGTGGAGAGTGCCAGGCAAGCTGGGGACAGCGCCAAGATGCGACGCTATGACCGGGGACTCAAG ACGCTGGAAAACCTGCTGGTCTCTGCAAAGAAGGGCAACACCATCAATGAAGCCGATATTCCACCACCTGTAGCCTCGGGGAAGGGGCCAGCAACTGggcacagccacacccacactaCTTCCCACCTGGCTCCTGTAAGCCCGCCAGCCCCAGAGCCCAGCGTCACCTTGGAGGCCCCATCTACCACTGCACAAACCTCTGCTAAGCCCCAGCTATCCCCAG ATCCCTGCAGCCCCCTCGCCCGGTTGCAGAGCCTCCAGCGCGAGTACAAAGTGGCTGCTCTCAGAGCCAAGCATCAGGATGACACTGCTACAGCCGCCAGATACTTGAGAGTCGCGAAG AGCTTTGACCCTGTCTTGGAGGCCCTGAGCCGAGGGGAACTGGTAGACCTGTCCCGCCTGCCCCCTCCACCTG ACCAGCTGTCCCCAGAGCCCCCCTTGCCAGCAGCCCAACCTGTGACTCCCGCCTCAACACTCACCAGGCCAG AGGTTCCCCAGCCCCCGAAGAACCTCCTGGAGGCGTTGGAGCAGCGAATGGAGCGGTACCACGTGGCTGCAGCCCAGGCCAAGGCCAAGGGTGACCAGAGGAAGGCGCGCATGCACGAACGAATTGTCAAG CAATACCAAGATGCTATTCGAGCCCACAAGGCAGGCCGAGCTGTGGATGTGGCTGAGCTCCCAGTGCCCCCAG GCTTCCCCCCAATTCAGGGTTTGGAGTCTGCGGAGCCTTCTCAGCAGAGCCTGGTGGGAGTCCTAGAAACCGCCATGAAGCTTGCCAACCACGACGAAGGctcagatgaggaagaggaagagactccAAAGAAG AACACCCCTGCTGCCTCCACAGCCCAGCCGAAGGCCTCGCCCTCCAGGGCAGCTCCATCAGGACCAGCCCCAGCAGGCAAAGCTGCTTCCAAGGGCACCTCCACCAGGG CCCAGCAGCAGCTGGCCTTCCTGGAGGGCCGTAAGAAGCAGCTCCTTCAGGCTGCGCTGCGCGCCAAGCAAAAGAACGACGTAGAGGGTGCCAAGATGCATCTGCGCCAGGCCAAAGGGCTGGAGCCCATGCTAGAGGCCTCCCGCAATGGACTGCCTGTGGATATTGCCAAG GTGCCACCTGCTCCTGTCAACAAGGATGATTTTGTGCTGGTCCAGCGGCCTGGCCCAGGCATGTCTCAGGAGGCTGTGCGTCGCTATGGGGAGCTTACCAAGCTCCTGAGACAGCAACATGAA ATGTGTCTAAACCACTCCACACAGTTCACCCACCTGGGCAACATTGCTGAAACCATTAA GTTCGAGAAGCTGGCAGAAGACTGTAAGCGGAGCATGGACACCTTAAAACAAGCCTTCGCCCGCAGTCTGCCCACACCTGCAGCCCGCTTTGAGCAAAGGACCTTCAGTGTCATCAA GATCTTTCCGGACTTGAGCAACAACGACATGCTCCTGTTTATCGTGAAGGGCATCAACTTGCCCACACCCCCAG GGCTGTCCCCCAGTGACCTGGATGCCTTTGTCCGCTTCGACTTCCCTTATCCCAATGTG GAGGAAGCTCAGAAAGATAAGACCAGCGTGATCAAAAGCACAGACTCCCCTG AATTCAAGGAGCAGTTCAAACTCTGCATCAACCGTGGCCACCGTGGCTTCCGAAGGGCCATCCAAACCAAGGGCATCAAGTTCGAAGTGGTCCACAAGGG GGGATTATTTAAGACTGACAGGGTGCTGGGGACAGCCCAGCTGAAGCTGGATACGTTGGAAACAGCTTGTGAGGTCCACGAGATCCTGGAG GTTTTGGATGGCCGCCGGCCCACAGGGGGTCGGCTTGAGGTGATGGTCCGCATCCGGGAGCCACTGACAGCCCAGCAGTTGGAGACTACAACTGAGAGGTGGCTGGTCATTGATCACATCCCAGCAGCTGTGCCCACT GTCACTGGGCCCAAAGCAAAGGTTCCTCTCATACCTGCGTCTTCAAAGGAAGCAGGCAACAG ATCATCACGGCCCCTGCATAGCCTTAGTGTGCTGGCCTTTGACCAAGAGCGGCTAGAAAGGAAG ATCCTGGCCCTGAGGCAGGCACGCCGGCCTGTACCTCCAGAAGTGGCCCAGCAGTACCAGGACGTAGTACAGCGTAGCCAGTGGCAGAGGGCACAGCTGGAGCAGGGAGGTGCTGCCCTCCGCAGGG AGTATGCAAGCCATCTGGAGCGCCAGCTGCACTTCTATACAGAGGCTGCCCGGCGCCTGGGCTATGACGGAAGCAGG GAGGCCGCGAAGGAGGCATTGTACCGGCGGAACCTGGTGGAGAGTGAG CTGCAGCGACTCCGCAGGTGA
- the Cc2d1a gene encoding coiled-coil and C2 domain-containing protein 1A isoform X3 has translation MIPEDGVNDEELEAEFLALVGGQPQALEKLKGKGPLPMEAIEKMARLCMRDLDEDEEGTDEDVEADEDLLAELNEVLGEERKAVEPVMPVVQPKPSSPNPGIEATLQERLILYQSAVESARQAGDSAKMRRYDRGLKTLENLLVSAKKGNTINEADIPPPVASGKGPATGHSHTHTTSHLAPVSPPAPEPSVTLEAPSTTAQTSAKPQLSPDPCSPLARLQSLQREYKVAALRAKHQDDTATAARYLRVAKSFDPVLEALSRGELVDLSRLPPPPDQLSPEPPLPAAQPVTPASTLTRPEVPQPPKNLLEALEQRMERYHVAAAQAKAKGDQRKARMHERIVKQYQDAIRAHKAGRAVDVAELPVPPGFPPIQGLESAEPSQQSLVGVLETAMKLANHDEGSDEEEEETPKKQNTPAASTAQPKASPSRAAPSGPAPAGKAASKGTSTRAQQQLAFLEGRKKQLLQAALRAKQKNDVEGAKMHLRQAKGLEPMLEASRNGLPVDIAKVPPAPVNKDDFVLVQRPGPGMSQEAVRRYGELTKLLRQQHEMCLNHSTQFTHLGNIAETIKFEKLAEDCKRSMDTLKQAFARSLPTPAARFEQRTFSVIKIFPDLSNNDMLLFIVKGINLPTPPGLSPSDLDAFVRFDFPYPNVEEAQKDKTSVIKSTDSPEFKEQFKLCINRGHRGFRRAIQTKGIKFEVVHKGGLFKTDRVLGTAQLKLDTLETACEVHEILEVLDGRRPTGGRLEVMVRIREPLTAQQLETTTERWLVIDHIPAAVPTVTGPKAKVPLIPASSKEAGNRSSRPLHSLSVLAFDQERLERKILALRQARRPVPPEVAQQYQDVVQRSQWQRAQLEQGGAALRREYASHLERQLHFYTEAARRLGYDGSREAAKEALYRRNLVESELQRLRR, from the exons ATGATCCCTGAGGATGGGGTAAATGATGAAGAATTGGAGGCTGAATTCCTGGCTTTGGTGGGGGGTCAGCCCCAGGCCCTAGAGAAACTGAAAGGCAAAG GTCCCCTGCCAATGGAAGCCATTGAGAAGATGGCCCGGCTCTGCATGAGAGACctggatgaggatgaggaggggacaGATGAGGATGTGGAGGCTGACGAGGACCTGCTG GCAGAGCTAAATGAGGtccttggagaagaaaggaaggctgtGGAGCCCGTGATGCCTGTGGTCCAG CCGAAGCCTTCAAGCCCCAACCCAGGAATAGAGGCCACACTGCAGGAGAGGCTAATCCTCTACCAGTCCGCAGTGGAGAGTGCCAGGCAAGCTGGGGACAGCGCCAAGATGCGACGCTATGACCGGGGACTCAAG ACGCTGGAAAACCTGCTGGTCTCTGCAAAGAAGGGCAACACCATCAATGAAGCCGATATTCCACCACCTGTAGCCTCGGGGAAGGGGCCAGCAACTGggcacagccacacccacactaCTTCCCACCTGGCTCCTGTAAGCCCGCCAGCCCCAGAGCCCAGCGTCACCTTGGAGGCCCCATCTACCACTGCACAAACCTCTGCTAAGCCCCAGCTATCCCCAG ATCCCTGCAGCCCCCTCGCCCGGTTGCAGAGCCTCCAGCGCGAGTACAAAGTGGCTGCTCTCAGAGCCAAGCATCAGGATGACACTGCTACAGCCGCCAGATACTTGAGAGTCGCGAAG AGCTTTGACCCTGTCTTGGAGGCCCTGAGCCGAGGGGAACTGGTAGACCTGTCCCGCCTGCCCCCTCCACCTG ACCAGCTGTCCCCAGAGCCCCCCTTGCCAGCAGCCCAACCTGTGACTCCCGCCTCAACACTCACCAGGCCAG AGGTTCCCCAGCCCCCGAAGAACCTCCTGGAGGCGTTGGAGCAGCGAATGGAGCGGTACCACGTGGCTGCAGCCCAGGCCAAGGCCAAGGGTGACCAGAGGAAGGCGCGCATGCACGAACGAATTGTCAAG CAATACCAAGATGCTATTCGAGCCCACAAGGCAGGCCGAGCTGTGGATGTGGCTGAGCTCCCAGTGCCCCCAG GCTTCCCCCCAATTCAGGGTTTGGAGTCTGCGGAGCCTTCTCAGCAGAGCCTGGTGGGAGTCCTAGAAACCGCCATGAAGCTTGCCAACCACGACGAAGGctcagatgaggaagaggaagagactccAAAGAAG CAGAACACCCCTGCTGCCTCCACAGCCCAGCCGAAGGCCTCGCCCTCCAGGGCAGCTCCATCAGGACCAGCCCCAGCAGGCAAAGCTGCTTCCAAGGGCACCTCCACCAGGG CCCAGCAGCAGCTGGCCTTCCTGGAGGGCCGTAAGAAGCAGCTCCTTCAGGCTGCGCTGCGCGCCAAGCAAAAGAACGACGTAGAGGGTGCCAAGATGCATCTGCGCCAGGCCAAAGGGCTGGAGCCCATGCTAGAGGCCTCCCGCAATGGACTGCCTGTGGATATTGCCAAG GTGCCACCTGCTCCTGTCAACAAGGATGATTTTGTGCTGGTCCAGCGGCCTGGCCCAGGCATGTCTCAGGAGGCTGTGCGTCGCTATGGGGAGCTTACCAAGCTCCTGAGACAGCAACATGAA ATGTGTCTAAACCACTCCACACAGTTCACCCACCTGGGCAACATTGCTGAAACCATTAA GTTCGAGAAGCTGGCAGAAGACTGTAAGCGGAGCATGGACACCTTAAAACAAGCCTTCGCCCGCAGTCTGCCCACACCTGCAGCCCGCTTTGAGCAAAGGACCTTCAGTGTCATCAA GATCTTTCCGGACTTGAGCAACAACGACATGCTCCTGTTTATCGTGAAGGGCATCAACTTGCCCACACCCCCAG GGCTGTCCCCCAGTGACCTGGATGCCTTTGTCCGCTTCGACTTCCCTTATCCCAATGTG GAGGAAGCTCAGAAAGATAAGACCAGCGTGATCAAAAGCACAGACTCCCCTG AATTCAAGGAGCAGTTCAAACTCTGCATCAACCGTGGCCACCGTGGCTTCCGAAGGGCCATCCAAACCAAGGGCATCAAGTTCGAAGTGGTCCACAAGGG GGGATTATTTAAGACTGACAGGGTGCTGGGGACAGCCCAGCTGAAGCTGGATACGTTGGAAACAGCTTGTGAGGTCCACGAGATCCTGGAG GTTTTGGATGGCCGCCGGCCCACAGGGGGTCGGCTTGAGGTGATGGTCCGCATCCGGGAGCCACTGACAGCCCAGCAGTTGGAGACTACAACTGAGAGGTGGCTGGTCATTGATCACATCCCAGCAGCTGTGCCCACT GTCACTGGGCCCAAAGCAAAGGTTCCTCTCATACCTGCGTCTTCAAAGGAAGCAGGCAACAG ATCATCACGGCCCCTGCATAGCCTTAGTGTGCTGGCCTTTGACCAAGAGCGGCTAGAAAGGAAG ATCCTGGCCCTGAGGCAGGCACGCCGGCCTGTACCTCCAGAAGTGGCCCAGCAGTACCAGGACGTAGTACAGCGTAGCCAGTGGCAGAGGGCACAGCTGGAGCAGGGAGGTGCTGCCCTCCGCAGGG AGTATGCAAGCCATCTGGAGCGCCAGCTGCACTTCTATACAGAGGCTGCCCGGCGCCTGGGCTATGACGGAAGCAGG GAGGCCGCGAAGGAGGCATTGTACCGGCGGAACCTGGTGGAGAGTGAG CTGCAGCGACTCCGCAGGTGA
- the Podnl1 gene encoding podocan-like protein 1, which yields MAGQRPQELLLLLLLLRWPAAHTEDPAFPHLGDSSQPLPRPCPWRCSCPRDDTVDCAGLDLRVFPDNITRAARHLSLQKNQLQELPYNELSRLSGLRTLDLHSNLISSEGLPDEAFESLTQLENFYVAHNKLSVAPQFLPRSLRVADLAANEVVEIFPLTFGEKPALRSVYLHNNRLRNTGLPPNTFHGSEAITTLSLSSNQLRYLPPSLPASLERLHLQNNLISKVPRGALSLQTQLRELYLQHNQLTDSGLDATTFSKLSSLEYLDLSHNQLATVPEGLPGNLTILHLGRNCIRHVEAVRLHKAKGLRYLLLQHNKLEASALPAGTLRPLRALHTLHLYGNRLERVPPALPRHLQALVMPHNRVAALGARDLVSARALTELNLAYNRLASAHVHPRAFRRLRALRSLDLAGNQLSRLPEGLPASLRSLRLQRNQLRTLEPEQLAGLNKLRELNLAHNRLRVGDIEPGAWHELQALQVLDLSHNELSFVPPDLPEALEELYLQANRISHVGPEAFLSTPHLRALSLRANRLHMTSIAAEAFRGLAHLRVVDTAENLEQVLIQLPRKGKEP from the exons AGGCCTCAAGagctgctcctgctgcttctgctgctgaggTGGCCGGCAGCACACACGGAGGACCCTGCCTTCCCACACTTGGGTGACAGTTCACAGCCCCTGCCGAGGCCCTGTCCTTGGCGCTGCTCCTGTCCCCGAGATGACACAGTGGACTGTGCTGGTCTGGACCTGAGGGTGTTTCCAGATAATATCACCAGAGCTGCCAGGCACCTTTCCTTACAG AAAAACCAGCTTCAGGAGCTCCCCTACAATGAGCTATCTCGCCTCAGTGGCTTGCGCACCCTGGACCTGCATAGCAACCTCATCTCCTCAGAGG GCCTGCCTGATGAGGCCTTTGAGTCTCTCACCCAGCTAGAGAACTTCTATGTGGCCCACAACAAG CTTTCTGTAGCGCCCCAGTTCCTGCCACGCTCCCTGCGTGTCGCCGATCTGGCTGCCAATGAAGTGGTGGAAATCTTTCCTCTCACCTTTGGGGAGAAGCCTGCTCTCCG GTCTGTGTACCTCCACAACAACAGACTGAGGAACACCGGGTTGCCACCTAACACCTTCCATGGTTCGGAGGCCATTACCACCTTAAGTCTTTCCAGCAACCAGCTCAGGTACCTACCACCCAGCCTGCCAGCCTCCCTGGAACGGCTGCACCTGCAG AACAATCTTATCTCCAAGGTGCCCAGAGGCGCTCTGAGCCTCCAGACTCAGCTCCGGGAGTTGTATCTCCAGCATAATCAGTTGACAGACAGTGGCCTGGATGCAACGACGTTCAG CAAGCTGAGCAGCCTTGAGTACCTGGATCTGTCCCACAACCAGCTGGCCACAGTACCCGAGGGCCTGCCGGGAAATCTGACCATATTGCACCTGGGTCGCAACTGCATCCGGCATGTGGAAGCTGTAAGGCTGCATAAAGCAAAGGGTCTGCGCTACCTGCTGCTGCAGCACAACAAGCTGGAGGCCTCGGCGCTGCCCGCAGGGACGCTGAGGCCTCTGCGAGCCCTGCACACCTTGCACCTCTATGGCAACAGGCTGGAGCGTGTGCCTCCTGCATTGCCCCGCCATTTGCAGGCCCTGGTGATGCCCCACAACCGCGTGGCTGCGCTAGGTGCGCGGGATCTGGTCTCCGCGCGAGCCTTGACCGAGCTCAACCTGGCCTACAACCGCCTGGCCAGCGCACACGTGCATCCCCGCGCTTTCCGCCGCCTGCGCGCCCTGCGCAGCTTGGACCTGGCCGGTAACCAGTTGAGCCGGCTGCCTGAGGGCCTGCCTGCCAGTTTGCGTTCACTGAGACTGCAACGCAACCAACTGCGGACCCTGGAGCCAGAGCAGCTCGCTGGCCTGAATAAGTTGCGGGAGCTGAACTTGGCGCACAACCGGCTCCGTGTAGGCGACATTGAACCTGGTGCTTGGCACGAGCTGCAGGCACTGCAG GTGCTGGACCTGAGCCACAATGAGCTATCTTTTGTGCCCCCTGATCTGCCTGAGGCCCTGGAGGAGCTATACCTGCAGGCTAACCGGATCAGTCATGTGGGCCCAGAGGCCTTCCTCAGCACCCCCCACCTTCGAGCCCTCTCTctcag GGCTAACAGACTTCACATGACAAGCATCGCAGCAGAGGCGTTCCGGGGGCTTGCACACCTACGTGTGGTAGACACTGCAGAAAACCTGGAACAGGTCCTGATCCAGCTGCCACGCAAGGGCAAGGAACCCTGA